A part of Streptomyces sp. NBC_01235 genomic DNA contains:
- a CDS encoding zinc ribbon domain-containing protein YjdM, giving the protein MIENLPPCPKCSCEYTYEMNALVVCPECGHEWVLAESGTEGGGAAAEQVIKDSVGNVLQDGDSVVVVKALKVKGSPSGIKAGTKVRNIRLVDGVDGHDIDCKIDGFGAMQLKSSVVRKA; this is encoded by the coding sequence GTGATTGAGAATCTTCCTCCCTGTCCGAAGTGCTCATGTGAGTACACCTACGAGATGAACGCCCTGGTGGTGTGCCCGGAGTGCGGCCACGAATGGGTTCTGGCCGAGAGCGGAACGGAGGGCGGGGGCGCCGCCGCGGAACAGGTCATCAAGGACTCCGTCGGCAATGTGCTGCAGGACGGCGACAGCGTGGTCGTCGTCAAGGCGCTCAAGGTCAAGGGCAGCCCCTCGGGCATCAAGGCCGGCACCAAGGTGCGCAACATCAGGCTGGTCGACGGTGTCGACGGCCACGACATCGACTGCAAGATCGACGGCTTCGGGGCGATGCAGCTGAAGTCCAGCGTGGTGAGGAAAGCCTGA